In Brevibacterium zhoupengii, the following are encoded in one genomic region:
- the dxs gene encoding 1-deoxy-D-xylulose-5-phosphate synthase — MTFLESMNSPSQLRELDDAECEVLAKEIRDYLVTTVAGTGGHLGPNLGVVELTVGLHRVFESPHDTILFDVGHQTYVHKLLTGRMGDFSSLRQRDGLSGYPSRAESEHDVIENSHASASLSWADGIAKAHQLKGESDRHVVAVIGDGALTGGMAWEALNTIAADKSTPPRKLIIVVNDNGRSYAPTVGGFAEHLDELRTTTGYEKLLSWGKSTLRQSGAPGRAAYSAIHGVKRGLKDMVSAEQAGMFDELGIKYLGPVDGHDLPMVEKALQRAKQYDGGPVIVHMITQKGQGYDPALNDDADQFHSVGVIDPLTGKSTPSKQTSWTSVFGSEVLEIANNRDDIVAVTAAMLLPVGLAKFAEVYPERVFDVGIAEQHAVTSAAGLSYGGLHPIVCIYATFLNRAFDQMLMDVALHGQGVTFVLDRAGITGPDGASHHGIWDMAMLRIVPGLKLAAPRDAARLTEELAEAVAIEDAPTVIRFPRGGVGTDIPALRRLDDGVDVLREVPTGTPKDVLIVSVGPFAGRAQEVAEELADLGIASTIVDPRWVLPVPGGVIDMAVEHSLVAVIEDGVKVGGVGSQIRSDLRAADSRVGVLELGAPDEFLPQGTRDEILEYAGLDVATIVSEIVHILPAEVRERAQQSSRRAV, encoded by the coding sequence ATGACATTCCTCGAGTCGATGAACTCGCCATCACAGCTGCGTGAACTCGACGACGCCGAGTGCGAAGTCCTGGCAAAGGAGATCAGGGACTACCTGGTCACCACGGTCGCCGGCACAGGTGGTCACCTGGGGCCCAACCTCGGCGTGGTCGAACTCACCGTGGGTCTCCATCGCGTGTTCGAGTCCCCACACGACACGATCCTCTTCGACGTGGGCCACCAGACCTACGTGCACAAACTCCTCACCGGACGCATGGGAGACTTCTCGAGCCTGCGCCAGCGTGACGGACTCTCGGGATATCCGAGCCGGGCCGAGAGCGAGCACGACGTCATCGAGAACTCCCATGCCTCGGCCTCGCTGTCCTGGGCCGACGGAATCGCCAAGGCGCATCAGCTCAAGGGTGAAAGCGACCGTCATGTCGTCGCCGTCATCGGTGACGGCGCACTGACCGGCGGTATGGCCTGGGAGGCGCTCAATACGATTGCGGCCGACAAGTCGACACCACCACGCAAGCTCATCATCGTCGTCAACGACAATGGACGCTCCTACGCCCCGACGGTCGGCGGATTCGCCGAGCACCTCGATGAACTGCGCACCACCACCGGATACGAAAAGCTGCTGTCCTGGGGCAAATCGACGCTGCGGCAGTCGGGTGCACCCGGACGGGCCGCCTACAGCGCCATCCACGGGGTCAAGCGTGGCCTCAAGGACATGGTCTCCGCGGAGCAGGCCGGAATGTTCGACGAACTCGGAATCAAATACCTGGGTCCTGTCGACGGACACGACCTGCCGATGGTCGAGAAGGCACTGCAGCGGGCCAAACAGTACGACGGCGGCCCCGTCATCGTGCACATGATCACGCAGAAGGGCCAGGGCTATGACCCGGCACTCAACGATGATGCCGATCAGTTCCACTCCGTCGGAGTCATCGACCCACTGACCGGCAAGTCGACACCGTCGAAGCAGACTTCATGGACCTCGGTCTTCGGCAGCGAAGTGCTCGAGATCGCTAACAACCGCGACGATATCGTCGCCGTCACCGCGGCGATGCTCCTGCCGGTGGGTCTCGCGAAGTTCGCCGAGGTGTATCCGGAGCGGGTCTTCGACGTCGGCATCGCCGAACAGCACGCAGTGACGTCCGCGGCCGGGCTCTCCTACGGCGGACTGCACCCCATCGTGTGCATCTATGCGACGTTCCTCAACCGTGCCTTCGACCAGATGCTCATGGATGTGGCCCTGCATGGCCAGGGAGTCACCTTCGTCCTGGACCGGGCAGGAATCACCGGACCCGATGGCGCCAGCCACCACGGAATCTGGGACATGGCGATGCTGCGCATCGTGCCCGGCCTCAAACTTGCCGCCCCTCGTGATGCCGCGCGTCTGACGGAGGAACTGGCCGAAGCCGTTGCCATCGAAGACGCACCGACCGTGATCCGCTTCCCGCGCGGAGGTGTGGGTACAGACATTCCGGCGCTGCGTCGACTCGACGATGGTGTCGACGTTCTGCGAGAGGTGCCGACAGGCACCCCCAAAGACGTGCTCATCGTGTCCGTCGGGCCATTCGCCGGACGCGCCCAGGAAGTGGCCGAAGAGTTGGCCGACCTGGGCATCGCGTCAACGATCGTCGACCCGCGTTGGGTGCTGCCGGTGCCAGGCGGTGTCATCGACATGGCCGTTGAGCACAGTCTCGTCGCGGTCATCGAAGACGGCGTCAAGGTCGGTGGAGTCGGTTCACAGATCCGCAGCGATCTGCGCGCCGCTGATTCGCGCGTCGGAGTCCTCGAACTCGGAGCACCCGATGAGTTCCTGCCGCAGGGCACTCGCGATGAGATCCTCGAATACGCCGGCCTCGACGTGGCCACCATCGTCTCCGAGATCGTTCATATCCTGCCCGCAGAGGTCAGGGAACGTGCTCAGCAGAGCTCACGCCGAGCCGTCTGA
- a CDS encoding DUF3710 domain-containing protein, giving the protein MGLFSRFSKKSSAEKIDDTVDEERGVDDVVTDDTAAEESTDIDSDEAEPSDADNSNEDEDSSDDDEVDELDEDALLEKSAPYDRSEKGPFDVSEDYPELNRLDLGALKVPVVDGMQVRLDTDDESQRVLAVTLIHEGGGIQLQAFATPRSEGLWNTVRKQLASGVTSQGGEASELHTSLGRELAVEVPAKTEDGRPGKRAMRFAGVDGPRWFVRAVFSGTAVTNDEIRSELSALFRGVIVDRGQEAMAPRELIVLTAPEVNGDSETEVEDKDELNPFERGPEITEVR; this is encoded by the coding sequence ATGGGACTGTTCTCTCGATTCTCCAAGAAATCCTCCGCTGAGAAGATCGACGACACCGTCGACGAGGAGCGCGGCGTCGATGACGTTGTGACAGATGACACCGCCGCAGAAGAATCGACTGACATCGATTCAGACGAAGCCGAACCGAGCGACGCCGACAACTCCAACGAGGACGAAGATTCCTCCGACGACGACGAGGTCGACGAACTCGACGAGGACGCCCTGCTCGAGAAATCCGCTCCCTACGACCGTTCGGAGAAGGGACCCTTCGACGTCTCGGAAGACTACCCCGAGCTCAACAGGCTCGACCTGGGAGCTCTCAAGGTCCCCGTCGTCGACGGCATGCAGGTGCGCCTGGACACCGACGACGAGTCCCAGCGCGTGCTGGCGGTGACACTCATCCACGAGGGCGGCGGAATCCAGCTGCAGGCCTTCGCCACACCGCGGTCGGAGGGGCTGTGGAACACGGTGCGCAAGCAACTGGCCAGCGGCGTCACCTCACAGGGCGGCGAAGCCTCAGAGCTGCACACCTCGCTGGGCAGGGAACTGGCCGTCGAAGTTCCAGCCAAAACCGAGGACGGCCGTCCCGGCAAGCGTGCCATGCGCTTCGCCGGCGTTGACGGACCGCGCTGGTTCGTTCGCGCAGTGTTCTCCGGCACGGCCGTCACCAACGATGAGATCCGGTCCGAACTCAGTGCACTCTTCCGCGGCGTCATCGTCGACAGAGGCCAGGAGGCGATGGCTCCGCGTGAGCTCATCGTGCTCACAGCCCCTGAGGTCAACGGAGATTCCGAGACTGAGGTCGAGGACAAGGACGAGCTCAATCCGTTCGAACGCGGCCCGGAAATCACCGAGGTTCGCTGA
- the acnA gene encoding aconitate hydratase AcnA translates to MSNVDTFKSKSTLTVGDTDYEIYRLDQVPGSEKLPFSLKVLMENLLRTEDGANITSEHIEALGNWDPSAEPATEIQFTPARVVMQDFTGVPCIVDLATMREKVVELGGKPEQVNPLAPAELVIDHSVQIDNFGTAEAIELNMDMEYKRNGERYQFLRWGQTAFDDFKVVPPGMGIVHQVNIEHLARVVMPREVDGVLRAYPDTLVGTDSHTTMVNGLGVLGWGVGGIEAEAAMLGQPVSMLIPRVVGFKLTGEIPSGVTATDVVLTITDMLRQHGAVGKFVEFYGQGVSAVPLANRATIGNMSPEFGSTAAIFPIDEVTIDYMKLTGRSAEQIQLVEDYAKAQGLWHDPSKEVEYSEYLELDLSTVVPSISGPKRPQDRIELTDAKDQFAKDIHNYAKPGEENKSAPVTTSDGSSFELANGAVAIASITSCTNTSNPSVMLAAGLLARNARKRGLNSKPWVKTSIAPGSKVVTEYYKKANLIEDLEALNFFVVGYGCTTCIGNSGPLDSDISESIQDNDLAVSAVLSGNRNFEGRISPDVKMNYLASPPLVIAYALAGTMDFDFDNQPLGQDSEGVDVYLKDLWPSPEEVESVISSSISTDMFDEEYGRIFEGDDRWKALQTPEGAIFEWDNESTYVRKPTFFDGMGLEAEPVSDIKGARVLAKLGDSVTTDHISPAGSFKADTPAGKYLIEHGVERKDFNSFGSRRGNHEVMIRGTFANIRLQNQLLDGVQGGFTRDFTQEGGPQTSIFDASVNYAKAETPLVILGGKEYGSGSSRDWAAKGTKLLGVEAVITESFERIHRSNLIGMGVVPLQFPAGESADSLGLDGTETFSISGITELNEGTTPKTVKVSAAKEDGTTVDFDAVVRIDTPGEADYYRNGGILQYVLRQLATA, encoded by the coding sequence ATGAGCAACGTCGATACGTTCAAATCGAAGAGCACCCTGACCGTAGGCGATACGGATTATGAGATCTATCGCCTGGATCAGGTCCCAGGGTCAGAGAAGCTTCCATTCAGCCTCAAGGTGCTGATGGAGAATCTGCTGCGCACTGAAGACGGTGCGAATATCACTTCGGAGCATATCGAAGCCCTCGGCAACTGGGACCCCAGTGCCGAACCGGCTACGGAAATTCAGTTCACCCCAGCCCGTGTGGTCATGCAGGACTTCACCGGCGTGCCCTGCATCGTCGACCTCGCGACAATGCGCGAGAAGGTCGTCGAGCTCGGTGGAAAGCCGGAGCAGGTCAACCCGCTGGCTCCGGCCGAGCTGGTCATCGACCACTCGGTTCAGATCGATAACTTCGGCACCGCCGAGGCGATCGAACTCAACATGGACATGGAATACAAGCGCAACGGTGAGCGCTACCAGTTCCTGCGCTGGGGCCAGACGGCCTTCGACGACTTCAAGGTCGTTCCTCCAGGCATGGGCATCGTTCACCAGGTCAACATCGAACACCTTGCACGCGTCGTCATGCCGCGTGAGGTCGACGGTGTGCTCCGCGCCTACCCCGACACACTGGTCGGCACAGACTCCCACACCACCATGGTCAACGGCCTCGGTGTGCTCGGTTGGGGCGTCGGCGGCATCGAGGCAGAGGCAGCCATGCTCGGCCAGCCCGTCTCAATGCTCATCCCTCGCGTCGTCGGCTTCAAGCTGACCGGCGAGATCCCCTCCGGTGTGACCGCAACGGACGTCGTGCTCACGATCACCGACATGCTGCGCCAGCACGGAGCCGTCGGCAAGTTCGTCGAGTTCTACGGACAGGGCGTCTCCGCCGTGCCGCTGGCCAACCGCGCCACGATCGGCAACATGAGCCCCGAGTTCGGTTCGACCGCAGCGATCTTCCCGATCGACGAAGTGACCATCGACTACATGAAGCTCACCGGTCGTTCGGCCGAGCAGATCCAGCTGGTCGAGGACTATGCCAAGGCCCAGGGCCTGTGGCATGACCCGAGCAAGGAAGTCGAGTACTCGGAGTACCTCGAACTCGATCTCTCCACAGTCGTGCCTTCGATCTCCGGACCGAAGCGCCCGCAGGACCGCATCGAGCTCACGGATGCCAAGGACCAGTTCGCCAAGGACATCCACAACTACGCGAAGCCAGGCGAAGAGAACAAGTCGGCTCCCGTCACCACCAGCGACGGATCCAGCTTCGAACTGGCCAACGGCGCCGTGGCGATCGCTTCGATCACCTCGTGCACCAACACCTCGAACCCTTCGGTGATGCTGGCTGCAGGTCTGCTGGCCCGCAACGCCCGCAAGCGCGGACTCAACTCCAAGCCATGGGTCAAGACCTCCATCGCTCCGGGTTCGAAGGTCGTCACCGAGTACTACAAGAAGGCCAACCTCATTGAGGACCTCGAGGCACTCAACTTCTTCGTCGTCGGCTACGGCTGCACCACCTGCATCGGCAACTCCGGACCACTGGATTCCGACATCTCGGAAAGCATCCAGGACAACGACCTGGCAGTTTCCGCAGTCCTGTCCGGCAACCGTAACTTCGAGGGCCGCATCAGCCCCGATGTGAAGATGAACTACCTCGCCTCGCCTCCACTGGTCATCGCCTATGCACTGGCGGGAACCATGGACTTCGACTTCGACAACCAGCCCCTGGGCCAGGACTCGGAAGGCGTCGACGTCTACCTCAAGGATCTGTGGCCATCGCCAGAAGAGGTTGAGTCGGTCATCTCGTCCTCGATCTCGACAGATATGTTTGACGAGGAATACGGCCGGATCTTCGAAGGTGACGACCGTTGGAAGGCTCTGCAGACACCCGAAGGCGCGATCTTCGAGTGGGACAACGAGTCGACCTACGTGCGCAAGCCAACCTTCTTCGACGGAATGGGCCTGGAAGCAGAGCCCGTTTCCGACATCAAGGGTGCACGCGTTCTCGCGAAGCTCGGCGACTCGGTCACCACCGACCACATCTCGCCTGCAGGTTCCTTCAAGGCCGACACCCCGGCTGGCAAGTACCTCATCGAGCACGGCGTCGAGCGCAAGGACTTCAACTCCTTCGGTTCGCGTCGCGGCAACCACGAGGTGATGATTCGCGGTACGTTCGCGAACATCCGCCTGCAGAACCAGCTCCTCGACGGAGTCCAGGGTGGCTTCACTCGCGACTTCACTCAGGAGGGTGGTCCGCAGACCTCGATCTTCGACGCATCAGTGAACTACGCGAAGGCCGAGACTCCGCTTGTCATCCTCGGTGGCAAGGAATACGGTTCGGGATCCTCGCGTGACTGGGCTGCCAAGGGCACGAAGCTGCTCGGCGTCGAAGCTGTCATCACCGAGAGCTTCGAGCGCATCCACCGCTCGAACCTCATCGGTATGGGCGTTGTGCCTCTGCAGTTCCCTGCCGGCGAATCGGCTGATTCGCTGGGCCTCGATGGCACGGAGACCTTCTCGATCTCCGGTATCACCGAGCTCAACGAAGGCACCACTCCCAAGACCGTCAAGGTCTCGGCAGCGAAGGAAGACGGCACCACCGTCGACTTCGATGCAGTGGTCCGCATCGACACTCCGGGTGAAGCCGATTACTACCGTAACGGCGGCATCCTGCAGTACGTGCTGCGTCAGCTCGCGACTGCTTGA
- a CDS encoding potassium channel family protein — protein sequence MRVVIAGAGSVGRSVARELIDKKHTVLLIDQSKEALGHERIPGAEWLLSDACELAGLGEAKLEEADVVVAATGDDKTNLVLSLLAKTEFGVPRTVSRVNNPKNEWLFDENWGVDVAVSTPRLMTALVEEAVEVGGLVHLMSFERGQAGLMEFTVHESSALVASRIGDIAFPLDTVLVAVIRNSRAFAPSADDVIEAGDELFFLSSPDQEGALLSLLQTPAP from the coding sequence ATGAGAGTCGTCATCGCCGGGGCCGGATCTGTGGGCCGTTCCGTGGCTCGCGAGCTCATCGACAAGAAGCACACGGTCCTGCTCATCGATCAGAGCAAGGAAGCCCTGGGCCATGAGCGCATCCCCGGAGCCGAATGGCTGCTCTCGGATGCCTGCGAGTTGGCGGGATTGGGTGAGGCCAAACTCGAGGAAGCCGACGTGGTCGTCGCCGCGACAGGAGATGACAAGACCAATCTTGTTCTGTCTCTGCTGGCGAAGACTGAGTTCGGTGTTCCGCGCACCGTCTCACGGGTGAACAACCCGAAGAACGAATGGCTCTTCGACGAGAACTGGGGAGTCGACGTCGCAGTGTCGACACCGCGCCTGATGACCGCGCTGGTCGAGGAGGCTGTCGAGGTGGGAGGGCTCGTCCACCTGATGAGCTTCGAACGCGGCCAAGCTGGCCTGATGGAGTTCACCGTCCACGAATCGTCGGCCCTCGTCGCCTCCCGGATCGGCGATATCGCCTTCCCGCTCGACACGGTGCTCGTCGCCGTCATCCGCAACTCCCGGGCCTTCGCACCCAGCGCCGACGACGTGATCGAGGCCGGAGACGAACTGTTCTTCCTCTCCTCACCCGATCAGGAGGGTGCGCTGCTGAGTCTGCTGCAGACTCCGGCTCCCTGA
- a CDS encoding OB-fold nucleic acid binding domain-containing protein: MLDLFTRLVRDFGSRDAEARADLRLVSQIPGVISVQDLSPRKLSRIAGVVSAVTQSCSGDSPRLHITVADGTGEVQAQFLGRREISGIKPGALIVLEGRFCAHDGALKAHNPVYELIQTRDDHE; encoded by the coding sequence ATGCTGGATCTCTTCACACGCCTCGTGCGTGACTTCGGGTCCAGGGACGCTGAGGCACGGGCCGATCTGAGACTGGTGTCCCAGATTCCCGGCGTCATCAGCGTGCAGGACCTCAGCCCACGGAAGCTCTCACGCATCGCCGGAGTCGTCAGCGCTGTGACGCAGTCATGCAGCGGCGACAGTCCCCGTCTGCACATCACGGTTGCCGACGGGACCGGCGAGGTCCAAGCACAGTTCCTGGGCCGCCGCGAGATCAGCGGAATCAAGCCCGGAGCCTTGATTGTCCTCGAGGGGCGCTTCTGCGCACACGACGGTGCTCTGAAGGCCCATAACCCCGTCTATGAGCTGATCCAGACCCGCGACGACCACGAGTGA
- a CDS encoding APC family permease encodes MPVFASDMLSSVAYAPDEILLALSLTSLVALTVAPWIGVAVGAVILVIVACYRINVKAYPSGGGDYEVASKNLGPRAGLVVAAALLVDYVLTLAVSMTVFAAYITTAFPPLAPYRVLVAIIGILLITLAGLRGSRATPVLLAVPTYLFLGAVFLTMCVGLLRVGAGDIPQAETADYTIVHGGVGDEATLGLATVLIVLRAFSSGSVALAGVQTVATAVPAFKKPRGKNAGNTLLLSGLLAALMLTGLTYLASVTGIKYVDDPHLYLVRPDGSAVSAEYEQEPVLAQLAHAIFDNAPIMFYLVVLVAALVLIVAANTAVEGFPGLASRLARDGFLPRQLATKGDRLTFSNGILLLAFAAILLVIATRASATTLIQLYLVGVFASFVVGQAGMVLHWNKRLRLVIESKARVRMHLNRLVNGAGCVIASGVLLVVIVSKFLAGAWLAVAAMAGLFMIMGAIHRHYSRVARELAPETDSESRTIPSNTHAIVVVNEINKPTLRALSYARVTRSSQLEAITVAVDEDSAAALQRQWNEMALPVPLTVLDSPYRELVRPLLAHVLAIRRRSPRDLVIVYIPQFIVGRWWEHILHNQVALKLRTRLLLVPNVVVVSVPWRLRSFSRQYGGDGPENDNPLYRQA; translated from the coding sequence ATGCCCGTCTTCGCCTCCGACATGCTCTCGTCCGTGGCCTACGCCCCCGATGAGATCCTGCTGGCGCTGTCATTGACTTCTCTTGTCGCCCTCACCGTGGCGCCCTGGATCGGAGTGGCAGTCGGTGCGGTGATCCTCGTGATCGTCGCCTGCTACCGCATCAACGTCAAGGCCTACCCATCCGGCGGCGGTGACTACGAGGTCGCATCGAAGAACCTCGGACCTCGTGCCGGACTGGTCGTCGCCGCAGCGCTGCTCGTCGACTATGTGCTGACGTTGGCCGTGTCGATGACGGTCTTCGCCGCCTACATCACGACGGCCTTCCCACCCTTGGCGCCCTACCGCGTCCTCGTGGCGATCATCGGGATTCTGCTGATCACCTTGGCGGGACTGCGCGGTTCACGTGCCACCCCGGTGCTGCTGGCGGTGCCGACCTATCTGTTCCTGGGGGCCGTCTTCCTCACCATGTGCGTGGGGCTGCTGCGTGTCGGTGCCGGGGACATCCCGCAGGCGGAGACGGCCGATTACACGATCGTCCACGGCGGGGTCGGCGACGAAGCCACGCTCGGGCTGGCCACAGTCCTCATCGTCCTGCGCGCCTTCTCCTCGGGGTCGGTGGCATTGGCCGGTGTCCAGACGGTGGCCACAGCAGTGCCGGCGTTCAAGAAGCCACGTGGCAAGAACGCGGGAAACACCTTGCTGCTCTCGGGTCTGCTGGCGGCCCTGATGCTCACCGGACTGACGTACTTGGCCTCGGTGACGGGGATCAAATACGTCGATGATCCGCATCTCTATCTTGTCCGTCCCGACGGCAGCGCGGTCAGCGCCGAATACGAACAGGAGCCGGTTCTCGCGCAGCTGGCGCATGCGATCTTCGACAATGCGCCGATCATGTTCTACCTCGTCGTGCTCGTGGCAGCCCTGGTGCTCATCGTCGCCGCGAACACTGCGGTCGAAGGATTCCCCGGTCTCGCCTCCAGGCTGGCCCGCGACGGATTCCTCCCCAGACAGCTGGCGACCAAGGGAGACCGGCTGACGTTCTCCAACGGCATCCTGCTCCTGGCCTTCGCCGCGATCCTGCTCGTCATCGCCACGCGAGCCTCGGCGACGACCCTGATCCAGCTCTATCTCGTCGGCGTCTTCGCCAGCTTCGTCGTGGGCCAGGCAGGCATGGTCCTGCACTGGAACAAACGGCTGCGCCTGGTCATCGAATCCAAGGCACGAGTGCGGATGCACCTCAACCGTCTCGTCAACGGCGCCGGCTGCGTCATCGCCTCCGGCGTCCTGCTCGTCGTGATCGTCTCCAAGTTCCTCGCCGGTGCCTGGCTCGCGGTCGCGGCAATGGCCGGACTGTTCATGATCATGGGTGCGATTCATCGCCACTACTCCCGCGTGGCACGGGAACTGGCACCGGAGACGGACAGCGAATCCCGCACGATCCCGTCGAACACCCACGCGATCGTCGTCGTCAATGAGATCAACAAACCGACCCTGCGCGCCCTGTCCTATGCGCGGGTGACACGGTCGAGCCAACTCGAGGCCATCACCGTCGCCGTCGATGAGGACTCTGCCGCCGCTCTGCAGCGGCAGTGGAATGAGATGGCGCTGCCCGTGCCGCTGACGGTCCTCGACTCTCCCTACCGAGAACTCGTCCGGCCTCTGCTGGCGCATGTGCTGGCCATCCGGCGCAGATCCCCACGCGACCTCGTCATCGTCTACATTCCCCAGTTCATCGTGGGACGCTGGTGGGAGCACATCCTGCACAACCAAGTAGCCTTGAAGCTGCGCACCCGCCTGCTGCTGGTCCCGAACGTTGTCGTGGTCTCCGTGCCCTGGCGACTGCGTTCCTTCTCCCGGCAATATGGCGGCGACGGACCCGAAAACGACAATCCACTGTACAGACAGGCTTGA
- a CDS encoding class I SAM-dependent RNA methyltransferase → MSAPSAEEIPAMDLTLHIESPAAGGSSIARHEGQVVFVTGAIPGETVRARTEAGPAAKFLRADVTEVLDASEFRVDDRRSQFLAEDAGAGALFGGMEFAHVDLAHSRELKAEVLHDQLSRIGHIDRSVEVAAAPGETTGLNWRTRVQLAVDGNGRLGMLAPRSHDIVPLTAAPLATSAIAEVALSSLRLPGADRLEFAWSGDRGAAIVRGDCDPSALSELAQALPSQWSVLADARNGTGRKGASTKGGHSKLAVVRGEGQLIEKVSGRDYRVAADGFWQVHEQAPGLLSAQVNSALSDQTQMITDLYCGVGLLGISGASATGARLYGVEGAKSAIENARVNAKGLTANFDASRADRATIPNSDVIILDPPRSGAGKAVTRALLESSATTIIYVSCDAATLARDLAVLTNGGFAIESLSGFDLFPLTSHVETVTILRR, encoded by the coding sequence ATGAGCGCACCCTCTGCCGAAGAGATCCCGGCCATGGATCTGACCCTGCATATCGAGAGTCCGGCTGCCGGTGGCAGCAGCATCGCTCGCCACGAGGGGCAGGTCGTCTTCGTTACCGGTGCAATTCCGGGGGAGACCGTGCGTGCTCGCACCGAGGCAGGACCGGCGGCGAAATTCCTGCGCGCCGACGTCACTGAGGTCCTCGACGCCTCGGAGTTCCGCGTCGATGACCGTCGCTCGCAGTTCCTCGCCGAGGATGCCGGCGCTGGTGCCCTTTTCGGCGGGATGGAGTTCGCCCACGTCGACTTGGCCCATAGCCGTGAGCTCAAGGCCGAAGTCCTCCACGATCAGCTCTCGCGGATCGGACACATCGACCGCAGCGTCGAGGTGGCGGCCGCACCGGGGGAGACCACGGGCCTGAACTGGCGGACCCGCGTGCAGCTGGCCGTCGACGGCAACGGTCGGCTCGGCATGCTGGCACCGCGCTCCCACGACATCGTGCCGCTGACCGCCGCTCCGCTGGCAACGTCTGCCATCGCCGAGGTAGCCCTGTCCTCTCTGCGTCTGCCAGGTGCCGATCGGCTCGAATTCGCCTGGTCGGGTGATCGTGGAGCCGCCATCGTGCGCGGTGACTGTGATCCCTCCGCGCTCTCCGAGCTGGCGCAGGCCCTGCCCTCGCAGTGGTCAGTTCTCGCAGATGCCCGCAACGGCACCGGTCGCAAGGGAGCCAGCACCAAGGGCGGGCACTCGAAGTTGGCCGTGGTCAGGGGAGAGGGCCAGCTGATCGAAAAGGTCTCCGGACGTGACTACCGGGTCGCGGCCGACGGATTCTGGCAGGTCCACGAACAGGCTCCGGGGCTGTTGAGCGCGCAGGTCAACTCCGCTCTCAGTGACCAGACGCAGATGATCACGGATCTCTACTGCGGAGTTGGTCTGTTGGGGATCAGCGGTGCCAGTGCCACCGGTGCCCGACTCTATGGGGTCGAAGGTGCGAAATCAGCCATCGAGAACGCCAGGGTCAACGCCAAGGGCCTCACTGCGAACTTCGACGCCTCCCGGGCGGATCGTGCGACGATCCCGAACTCGGATGTCATCATCCTTGATCCGCCGCGTTCCGGTGCTGGCAAAGCCGTCACCCGGGCGCTCCTCGAATCGAGTGCGACAACGATCATCTACGTCTCCTGCGATGCCGCCACCCTCGCTCGGGACCTCGCGGTCCTGACCAACGGTGGATTCGCTATCGAGAGCCTGAGCGGATTCGACCTGTTCCCACTCACCTCTCACGTGGAAACGGTCACCATCCTCAGACGGTGA
- a CDS encoding potassium channel family protein, giving the protein MHFVIMGCGRVGASLAKALDANGHSVAVVDRDPDAFLKLGRDFSGSTITGIGFDRETLSQAKTTDAYAFAAVSSGDNSNILAARVARETFGVANVAARIYDPNRAQVFERLGIPTVPTVRWTADQVMRKLVPQGSITEFREPSGKLVLAEVHLDPGWVAKPIKEIETRTKARVAYVTRLSEGILAHEDLLIQDGDLVHLMCPVDRLGEIEKILDQPVRAMEEE; this is encoded by the coding sequence ATGCACTTCGTGATTATGGGCTGCGGCCGAGTCGGAGCATCCTTGGCCAAAGCACTTGATGCCAATGGGCACTCGGTGGCCGTCGTCGACCGCGACCCCGATGCATTCCTCAAGCTCGGCAGGGATTTCAGCGGATCCACCATCACCGGCATCGGGTTCGACCGCGAGACGCTGTCCCAGGCGAAGACGACGGACGCCTACGCCTTCGCGGCCGTCTCCAGCGGAGACAATTCCAATATCCTTGCCGCGCGTGTCGCTCGGGAGACCTTCGGCGTCGCCAACGTCGCGGCCAGAATCTACGACCCGAACCGTGCGCAGGTCTTCGAACGTCTGGGCATTCCGACCGTTCCCACCGTGAGATGGACAGCAGACCAGGTGATGCGCAAACTCGTCCCGCAGGGATCGATCACCGAGTTCCGTGAACCCTCCGGCAAACTCGTGCTCGCCGAGGTCCATCTCGATCCCGGATGGGTGGCGAAGCCGATCAAGGAGATCGAAACTCGGACCAAGGCTCGGGTCGCCTACGTCACCCGACTCTCCGAGGGCATCCTCGCTCACGAGGATCTGCTCATCCAGGACGGAGACCTCGTCCATCTGATGTGTCCGGTGGACCGCCTCGGCGAGATCGAGAAGATCCTGGACCAGCCCGTGCGAGCAATGGAGGAAGAATGA